From one Perca flavescens isolate YP-PL-M2 chromosome 19, PFLA_1.0, whole genome shotgun sequence genomic stretch:
- the gmpr2 gene encoding GMP reductase 2 isoform X1, giving the protein MSCTSPVSKMPRIENDIKLDFKDVLLRPKRSTLKSRSEVDLMRSYTFRNSKGSYRGIPIIAANMDTVGTFEMALALHQFTLFTTIHKHYSVDDWVEFAKQNPECLESVAVSTGTGEGDFDRISAILAAVPKLQFICVDVANGYSEHFVHFVKDVREKFPSHTIMAGNVVTGEMVEELILAGADIIKVGIGPGSVCTTRKKTGVGYPQLSAVIECADAAHGLGGHIISDGGCTCPGDVSKAFGAGADFVMLGGMLAGHSESGGEIIEKNGKKYKLFYGMSSDTAMKKHAGGVAEYRASEGKTVEVVYKGPVDVTIRDVLGGVRSTCTYVGAGKLKELSRRTTFIRVTQQLNTVFGNDS; this is encoded by the exons CCTGTTTCCAAAATGCCTCGCATTGAGAATGACATCAAGCTGGACTTCAAGGATGTGCTCCTCCGTCCAAAGCGGAGCACACTTAAGTCAAGGAGCGAG GTAGACCTAATGAGGAGCTACACTTTCAGGAACTCCAAGGGCAGCTACAGAGGGATCCCCATCATCGCTGCAAACATGGACACCGTGGGGACCTTTGAGATGGCCCTGGCTTTGCACCAG TTCACTCTTTTCACCACGATTCACAAACATTACTCCGTGGATGACTGGGTGGAGTTTGCAAAACAGAATCCTGAATGCCTGGAG AGTGTAGCAGTTAGCACAGGGACCGGGGAAGGGGACTTTGACAGGATTTCAGCCATCTTGGCGGCGGTGCCAAAGCTGCAGTTTATCTGTGTGGATGTGGCCAACGGCTACTCCGAACACTTTGTTCACTTTGTCAAAGACGTCAGGGAGAAGTTCCCCTCTCACACGATAATG GCAGGAAATGTGGTGACAGGAGAGATGGTAGAGGAGCTAATCCTGGCTGGCGCTGACATCATCAAAGTAGGCATCGGACCAG GCTCTGTGTGCACCACCCGCAAGAAGACGGGGGTGGGCTACCCCCAGCTCAGCGCTGTGATCGAGTGTGCAGATGCTGCCCATGGCTTGGGTGGCCACATCATCTCT GATGGGGGATGTACTTGCCCAGGAGATGTGTCAAAGGCTTTTG GTGCTGGAGCGGACTTTGTGATGCTGGGCGGTATGCTTGCTGGACACTCAGAAAGCGGGGGAGagattattgaaaaaaatggcAAGAAATACAAGCTGTTCTATGGAATGAGCTCCGACACGGCAATGAAGAAACATGCAGGAGGCGTGGCTGAGTACAG aGCGTCGGAGGGGAAGACAGTCGAAGTTGTTTACAAAGGTCCGGTGGACGTGACAATACGAGACGTCCTGGGCGGGGTCCGATCCACCTGCACCTATGTTGGGGCAGGTAAACTGAAGGAGCTGAGCCGCAGGACCACCTTCATCAGGGTCACCCAACAGCTCAACACTGTGTTCGGCAACGACAGCTGA
- the gmpr2 gene encoding GMP reductase 2 isoform X2, translating to MPRIENDIKLDFKDVLLRPKRSTLKSRSEVDLMRSYTFRNSKGSYRGIPIIAANMDTVGTFEMALALHQFTLFTTIHKHYSVDDWVEFAKQNPECLESVAVSTGTGEGDFDRISAILAAVPKLQFICVDVANGYSEHFVHFVKDVREKFPSHTIMAGNVVTGEMVEELILAGADIIKVGIGPGSVCTTRKKTGVGYPQLSAVIECADAAHGLGGHIISDGGCTCPGDVSKAFGAGADFVMLGGMLAGHSESGGEIIEKNGKKYKLFYGMSSDTAMKKHAGGVAEYRASEGKTVEVVYKGPVDVTIRDVLGGVRSTCTYVGAGKLKELSRRTTFIRVTQQLNTVFGNDS from the exons ATGCCTCGCATTGAGAATGACATCAAGCTGGACTTCAAGGATGTGCTCCTCCGTCCAAAGCGGAGCACACTTAAGTCAAGGAGCGAG GTAGACCTAATGAGGAGCTACACTTTCAGGAACTCCAAGGGCAGCTACAGAGGGATCCCCATCATCGCTGCAAACATGGACACCGTGGGGACCTTTGAGATGGCCCTGGCTTTGCACCAG TTCACTCTTTTCACCACGATTCACAAACATTACTCCGTGGATGACTGGGTGGAGTTTGCAAAACAGAATCCTGAATGCCTGGAG AGTGTAGCAGTTAGCACAGGGACCGGGGAAGGGGACTTTGACAGGATTTCAGCCATCTTGGCGGCGGTGCCAAAGCTGCAGTTTATCTGTGTGGATGTGGCCAACGGCTACTCCGAACACTTTGTTCACTTTGTCAAAGACGTCAGGGAGAAGTTCCCCTCTCACACGATAATG GCAGGAAATGTGGTGACAGGAGAGATGGTAGAGGAGCTAATCCTGGCTGGCGCTGACATCATCAAAGTAGGCATCGGACCAG GCTCTGTGTGCACCACCCGCAAGAAGACGGGGGTGGGCTACCCCCAGCTCAGCGCTGTGATCGAGTGTGCAGATGCTGCCCATGGCTTGGGTGGCCACATCATCTCT GATGGGGGATGTACTTGCCCAGGAGATGTGTCAAAGGCTTTTG GTGCTGGAGCGGACTTTGTGATGCTGGGCGGTATGCTTGCTGGACACTCAGAAAGCGGGGGAGagattattgaaaaaaatggcAAGAAATACAAGCTGTTCTATGGAATGAGCTCCGACACGGCAATGAAGAAACATGCAGGAGGCGTGGCTGAGTACAG aGCGTCGGAGGGGAAGACAGTCGAAGTTGTTTACAAAGGTCCGGTGGACGTGACAATACGAGACGTCCTGGGCGGGGTCCGATCCACCTGCACCTATGTTGGGGCAGGTAAACTGAAGGAGCTGAGCCGCAGGACCACCTTCATCAGGGTCACCCAACAGCTCAACACTGTGTTCGGCAACGACAGCTGA
- the homezb gene encoding homeobox and leucine zipper encoding b encodes MKVLLHGHGCQLTTDNTAIKKLQELMPQRKKMRQKADGGLPRLVEETPNAPGESSSELNIAPMAFNLNQSSAVCLPLVSDSQRLIWVHSSEINLQLDGAAELNKAFDCFPYLTEKKTAALAQRCSLHPDQVKVWFMLQRLHYGISWDYKDIRKVQRKILSSGGKEKLQNSRGKDVKEDKGENKKCTREIKEPGGKKAEEVREEQSASEGRMMGENVRDNERLERKMKQVQPMKKEKDRKVEEDMVNTQKTRKRRTVTDKMGMKRMKQREEGVVERAEEEEIRSDEDEREWQIFTQSETTLFTRKKKKSKAKTRLLSVQEQPALKSVVVPDEPLDASPLLIPPSQTQAFDVPPLTDNQTELLERGDTVPPSTSNIHLIPVKSDVEGETEMQTNAAETTKPNASGPDVGKLKEFMEMLNDLVVADGSSNIGQQLDRHEVEPCTLATRLRCHKKTQTQMAMMKVAFLHCQYPDKDDYSRLANAIDIPRYLLIQWFGDMRYYIKKGRPRWMNQEQHSQALDNIWYRQCLNALLKTQSQMAGSECGNKATCEMKLDTSESCGKEESVPVPPE; translated from the exons ATGAAGGTACTGCTGCATGGACATGGCTGTCAGCTAACAACAGATAACACTGCTattaaaaag TTGCAGGAGTTAATGCCACAGAGGAAAAAGATGAGGCAAAAAGCTGATGGAGGACTCCCCAGACTTGTGGAAGAAACACCCAATGCTCCTGGAGAATCTTCATCAGAACTGAACATTGCGCCGATGGCTTTCAATCTGAACCAGAGCAGTGCAGTCTGTCTCCCCCTGGTCTCTGACAGTCAGAGGCTCATATGGGTGCACTCAAGCGAGATCAACCTACAGCTGGACGGTGCAGCAGAGCTAAACAAGGCCTTTGACTGCTTTCCATACCtgacagagaaaaagacagcTGCACTGGCGCAGCGCTGCTCCCTGCACCCAGACCAGGTGAAGGTTTGGTTCATGTTACAGAGGCTCCATTATGGCATCAGCTGGGACTATAAAGACATACGCAAGGTTCAGAGGAAGATCCTGTCAAGTGGGGGAAAGGAAAAGCTGCAAAACAGCAGGGGGAAGGACGTAAAAGAGGATAAAGGAGAGAATAAGAAATGCACAAGAGAGATAAAAGAGCCTGGTGGGAAGAAGGCAGAAGAGgttagggaggaacagagtgcaAGTGAAGGAAGGATGATGGGAGAAAATGTGAGGGATAATGAGCGATTGGAGAGAAAAATGAAGCAGGTGCAACCAATGAAGAAAGAGAAGGACAGAAAAGTAGAAGAAGACATGGTGAATACTCAGAAGACAAGGAAAAGGAGGACAGTGACGGACAAGATGGGAATGAAGAGAATGAAGCAACGGGAAGAAGGTGTTGTGGAGAgagcagaggaagaagaaatAAGAAGTGATGAAGATGAGAGGGAGTGGCAAATATTCACTCAGTCGGAGACAACACTTTTCACcaggaagaaaaagaagtcAAAAGCAAAGACTAGATTACTGTCGGTTCAAGAGCAGCCTGCCCTAAAGAGCGTTGTTGTGCCAGATGAGCCGCTGGATGCAAGTCCTCTGCTCATTCCTCCTTCTCAAACTCAGGCCTTTGACGTGCCCCCTCTCACTGATAACCAGACAGAACTGCTGGAAAGAGGTGACACTGTTCCTCCGTCCACCTCAAATATTCATTTGATCCCTGTGAAAAGCGACGTTGAGGGGGAAACAGAAATGCAGACAAATGCAGCAGAGACAACAAAGCCCAATGCTTCCGGCCCTGATGTTGGCAAACTGAAGGAGTTCATGGAAATGCTCAATGATCTTGTCGTtgcagatggttcatccaacaTCGGCCAACAGCTGGATCGTCATGAGGTAGAACCATGCACACTTGCCACCCGGCTCCGCTGCCATAAAAAGACGCAAACCCAGATGGCGATGATGAAGGTGGCTTTCTTGCACTGCCAGTATCCAGATAAGGATGACTACAGCCGACTGGCAAACGCGATTGACATCCCCCGCTACTTGTTGATTCAGTGGTTCGGTGACATGCGCTATTACATCAAGAAAGGAAGGCCACGCTGGATGAATCAGGAGCAGCACAGCCAGGCGCTAGACAACATCTGGTACCGGCAGTGCCTGAATGCACTGTTAAAGACACAGTCACAAATGGCAGGCAGTGAGTGCGGCAATAAAGCAACCTGTGAGATGAAGCTTGACACGAGTGAAAGCTGTGGCAAGGAGGAAAGTGTGCCGGTGCCCCCAGAGTAG
- the cideb gene encoding lipid transferase CIDEB produces the protein MLSAFQNTIRKNKLVTRDNKKLMSMDTTSSFIKSVTKRVWSPPQRPFRVCCHNRETRKGITAGTLEELRERVCQALLLSLSAVSLSLVCEEDGTEVDYDEFLMTLPDNTILMALEPGQTWRPQPGAVVYKSQDHNKPRTGQDIARVTFDLYRMSPKDVFGSLSVKATFQGLYSVSANFQCLGPKKVLREALRVASTLLYAAGHLLITSASMIRRIIEGAELWQPQRTEYTASWN, from the exons ATGTTATCAGCATTCCAAAACACCATACGAAAAAATAAGTTGGTGACAAGAGACAACAAGAAACTGATGAGCATGGATACAACATCTTCATTTATCAA ATCTGTGACCAAGCGAGTGTGGTCTCCACCACAGCGTCCCTTCAGAGTGTGTTGTCACAACAGGGAGACCAGGAAGGGCATCACAGCCGGGACCCtggaggagctgagagagagg GTATGCCAGGCTTTGCTGCTGTCCCTGTCTgcagtgtctctgtctctggtttGTGAGGAGGACGGTACAGAGGTAGACTATGACGAGTTCCTCATGACCCTGCCTGACAACACCATACTCATGGCTCTGGAGCCTGGACAGACATGGAGACCACAACCG GGTGCAGTTGTGTACAAATCTCAAGACCACAACAAGCCTCGGACCGGACAAGACATAGCTCGAGTCACCTTTGACCTTTACAGGATGAGCCCAAAGGACGTGTTTGGCTCCCTGAGTGTGAAGGCCACGTTTCAAGGCCTGTACTCTGTGAGCGCTAACTTTCAGTGTCTGGGGCCCAAGAAAGTCCTCAG agaagcCCTGCGTGTAGCCTCCACCCTCCTTTACGCCGCTGGACACCTGCTTATCACTTCTGCCTCCATGATCCGCCGCATTATCGAAGGTGCTGAGCTTTGGCAGCCACAGAGGACCGAGTACACAGCCAGCTGGAACTGA